One window from the genome of Candidatus Cloacimonadota bacterium encodes:
- a CDS encoding Mrp/NBP35 family ATP-binding protein, which yields MADDKELKDLQVQTNLKKIKHRIMVMSGKGGVGKSFVAVNLAYGLAMQGKTVGILDSDVHGPSVVKLTGIEGVGIPTADSGMPAPIKVLSNLYVLSVASLIKSEDSALIWRGPMKMSLIKQFFSDFDWPELDYLIVDCPPGTGDEPLSIVQTLGNVDGALIVTTPQDIAILDVKKSVNFAIQLKLPILGVVENMKYFRCPDCGKITQIFSGKGLEQLIFEHQLDLLAELEMDPNIGISSDQGKPYIYFYNKMPTAQSLMEMVLKVLETVETKQ from the coding sequence ATGGCAGATGACAAAGAGTTAAAAGATCTTCAGGTGCAAACAAACCTGAAAAAAATTAAACATCGCATCATGGTTATGAGCGGTAAAGGTGGCGTTGGCAAAAGCTTCGTGGCAGTTAATCTTGCCTATGGCTTGGCAATGCAGGGAAAAACTGTGGGCATACTGGATTCTGACGTACACGGTCCCTCAGTTGTAAAGCTAACTGGCATTGAAGGAGTAGGTATTCCTACCGCCGATAGTGGAATGCCAGCACCTATAAAAGTGCTTTCAAACCTTTATGTACTTTCCGTTGCGTCACTTATAAAATCTGAAGACAGCGCACTGATCTGGCGCGGTCCAATGAAAATGTCACTAATCAAACAATTCTTTAGCGATTTTGATTGGCCGGAACTGGATTATCTAATCGTCGATTGCCCTCCCGGAACTGGCGATGAACCTCTTTCTATCGTGCAGACTCTGGGCAATGTGGATGGTGCGTTAATTGTTACCACTCCACAGGATATCGCGATTTTGGATGTAAAGAAATCTGTAAACTTTGCCATTCAGCTCAAACTCCCTATTCTGGGTGTAGTTGAGAATATGAAATATTTCCGCTGCCCAGATTGCGGCAAGATCACTCAGATTTTTAGCGGCAAAGGCTTGGAACAATTGATCTTTGAGCATCAACTTGATCTTCTAGCCGAACTGGAAATGGACCCCAATATCGGAATCTCATCCGATCAAGGAAAACCTTACATCTATTTCTATAACAAAATGCCT